From Lagenorhynchus albirostris chromosome 10, mLagAlb1.1, whole genome shotgun sequence, the proteins below share one genomic window:
- the LOC132527644 gene encoding histone H2B type 1-A-like — translation MPEQSSKSSASSMKGYKKAVTKTQKKEEKKRKRYRKESYSVYIYKVLKQVHPDTGISSKAMSIMNSLVTDMFERIAAEASRLVRYNKCSTVTSREIQTAVRLLLPGELAKHAVSEGTKAVSKYSSSK, via the coding sequence ATGCCGGAGCAGAGTTCTAAGAGCAGTGCTAGTTCCATGAAAGGCTATAAGAAAGCCGTGACTAAAACtcagaaaaaggaggagaaaaagcgCAAGAGATATCGCAAAGAGAGCTATTCAGTTTATATCTATAAAGTACTGAAACAAGTTCATCCGGATACTGGTATTTCTTCGAAGGCTATGAGTATTATGAATTCACTTGTTACTGATATGTTTGAGCGCATTGCAGCGGAGGCGTCCCGCCTGGTGCGTTACAACAAGTGTTCGACCGTCACATCCAGGGAGATCCAGACAGCGGTGCGCTTGCTGCTTCCTGGGGAGTTGGCCAAACACGCAGTGTCCGAGGGCACCAAGGCTGTCAGTAAATACAGTAGTTCCAAGTAA